From the genome of Bacteroides sp. MSB163, one region includes:
- a CDS encoding nitroreductase, translated as MNEVLKAIKSRRSVRAYMEQQISQEDLNAILEAATYAPSGMNYQTWHFTAIQNATVLEELNKKIKGAFAKSEEPRLQERGHSQTYCCYYHAPTLVIVSNEPMQWWAAMDCACAMQNIFLAAKSLGIGSCWINQLGQTYDDPEVRAFLTELGIPENHRVYGCAALGYAAAAPVKERQLAEGTVTIIK; from the coding sequence ATGAATGAAGTTTTAAAAGCCATCAAGTCGCGTCGCAGTGTACGCGCTTATATGGAACAACAGATTTCACAAGAAGATCTGAATGCTATTTTGGAAGCGGCAACCTATGCTCCAAGTGGTATGAATTATCAGACGTGGCATTTCACAGCCATTCAAAATGCCACGGTGCTGGAAGAACTGAATAAGAAGATCAAAGGCGCTTTTGCCAAGAGTGAAGAGCCTCGTTTGCAGGAGCGTGGACACAGCCAGACCTATTGCTGTTATTATCATGCGCCTACGCTTGTCATCGTATCCAATGAACCGATGCAGTGGTGGGCAGCTATGGATTGTGCCTGTGCTATGCAGAATATCTTCCTTGCTGCAAAATCTCTCGGAATAGGTTCCTGCTGGATCAATCAATTGGGGCAGACTTATGATGATCCTGAGGTACGTGCTTTCCTGACGGAGTTGGGTATTCCCGAAAATCATCGTGTGTACGGTTGCGCTGCTTTAGGTTATGCGGCAGCTGCTCCGGTTAAGGAAAGGCAGCTTGCGGAAGGCACTGTGACTATTATTAAGTAA